GCGAAGAAGCTTCACGTGCGGAAGTCGAGTCCTACAAGGAATCGGCACGCGGCGGAAGCAGCAAGAGCCAGAACTCCTCGAGCAACTCCGGTTCCACCACACTGGGCGACCTGCTCAAGTGGAAGCAGAGCGAAAACGACTAACCCTCGCCTCACAAGGCAAACGAAAGGCCACCCGCAAGGGTGGCCTTTCTGCTTTGCGGCAACGCGTAGAGGGAAACGCTATGCCAGCTCGTCTGAGCTTTCCATATGCTGCTTCCAGCTCTGCACCAGCAGCATGGTCGCGGCGACGATCACCGGCCCGAGCACGAAGCCTGCGAAGCCAAACATCCCCAGCCCGCCGAAGACGGAGACGAAGATCACAGCAGTGTGGAGGTCTGTCCTGCGACCCACCAGCGCGGGGTAGAGGACGTTGTCGAGGTTGCTGACGATGACTCCGCCCCAGACCGCCATGATGATCGCCTTGGTCCATCCTGCGGCCAGCGCGAGGTAGATCGTTACGGGAACCCAGATCAGAAAGGCGCCAAACGCAGGGATCAGGCAGAGGATGGCGGTGATGGCCGCCCAAAGCAGGGCTCCCGGAACGCCGAGCAGCAGGTAGGCCAGCCCGGAGAGCAGGCCCTGAATTCCGGCGATGAGGAAGCGGCCAAGGAAGATGGCGTGGGTCACCTCGCCGAGCCGCTTCAGGAACGGGCGGGCCTCTTTGTCCGGCATCGGCAGCAACGACAGCAGGGTTGCGTGTGCGGTCTCCGCATCGCGCAGCAAAAAGAAGAGCAGGAAGAGCATCAGGCCGATGTGGAAGACGCCAACCGCAACGTTGCGGAAGCCGGTCGCCATCCATCCGGCGGCCATGCCTGCGACGCGCTTGCCCTCCTGGTCGGGTGCGAGCTGGTCGAGCCCTTGCTCGAGCAGCGGGCCGATCTTGTGGTGCTGATCGGCAAAGCGCTGCATGTCATCTGCGGCGTCACCGCTGGCCACATAGTGCGTGGCCTGCATGGCTTCAACCACAAGCGTGCGCACCACCAGGATGCTCGGCAGAACGACAGCGACGGTGACGGCCCCCAGCAGCAGCCACGCACAGGCCATCGCTCCCATGCGCTTGCGCAGCCACAGCCGAGGCTCGTGCAGCACGACCGCCAGCGCAACGGCGCCGGTCAACGGGAACAGCAATGTGTGCATGAAGATCAGGCATCAGCACGACTCCGACTGCGGACACCAGGAACAACGTGCGGCTTCGCCACATCGACCAGCGTTCGTTCTCGCTCACTTCGTTTGCCTCGTTCTCGTTCCGTGCCCGATTTTTCTTGCTCTACTTACAGATGCAGGATGTGGCGTTGTCACTGCCTCGCGTGTTGTTCCAATGCCAGACAACGTACCATGAGGGACAGCCATGCAGACGTCCCAAGAGTACGCACTCCAGCACCCTGATTCCGTGCCGCTTGTTATCGCGCAGCTTGATTCGCTAGGAGGAGCCGAGCGCAGCCTGCTTGCCATGGCTCGCTGGCTGCATTCGCAGGGACGCGCGGCGCACCTGGTCGTCTATGAAGATCAATGCAACTTTGCGCAGTATGCTGACTTTCCGCTGCCGATTCATGAGCTAAAGCCTGCTGGTGGCGTGCGCGCCAAGATCGCGGCGCTCAAACAGTACTTTGCGACGCATCATTACACCTCTCGGCCGCTGCTCTCCGGCTACCAACCTGCTCTGCACGCCACGCTGGCACGCATCGGCTCGTTCCACTGCCTGATGCATGACACACCAGTGCTTTTTGAGGTGGAGGAGCTTCGCGATCAGTCGTTCAAGCAGCGTCTGCGGACGTGGGTCTCGAACAAGATCATCGGCATTGGGCTTCGCCGCGGCCAGACGATCGTCACCAGCGAGTTTTTGCAACAGGACTGCCGCAAGGAGTTCGGTGTCCGCGCACAGATCGCCCGCATGGGCGGCTTCGTGAGCCTGTCCGGGTTTGTCCGTCGTCCCTTCGATGGCGAGTTGCGCCTGTTGTCCGTCTGCCGCATCGAGGCGAACAAGCGCGTCGACTGGATGCTGAACGCGCTTGCCTCGTTGGAGCGGCAGCAGCCTCCGCTTTCTTCGCAGATCCCCTGGCGGTTTGACCTTGCCGGTAAGGGCTCTTTGCTGGAGGCGATGCGTGCACGCGCTGCGGAACTCGGCCTCAGCGAGCGCGTCCACTTCCATGGCTTCGTCCCGGACGATGCACTCGATGGGCTTTACGACAGCGCCCATCTCTTCCTGATGCCTGCGGTGCAGGGTTACGGCATTCCGGCTGTCGAAGCGCTGGCGCGTGGTATCCCTGTGCTGCTGCACCGCGACTCCGGCGTCTCCGACATTCTGCTCGATACGCCATGGGCTTCGGTGCTCACGGGCGGCGAAGAGGAGCTTGCTCCGAAGCTGGAGGCGATGATGCGTTTTCTTGCCACCAATGGCCAGATGTCTGCGCCGCCGCCGCCTGCTTTGCCGACGGAAGACGAGTGGGCGCACCGCGTCGCCTCACTTTGCGGCTACGTCTAGACGGCTGGCAGCGGTATGCTGTCGACATGCGCCTTGTCCTTTCCGCCGCCGCACTTCTTGCCGTTTGCACCGTCGCCACCTTTGCCCAGGAACTACCTGCCGCTACCCAGCAGCAGGTAGAAGCCATTGCGCAGAAGGTGCTCAAAGATACCGGCGTGCCTTCGGCGTCAGTCGCCATTGCGGAGAACGGCAAGGTTGTCTACGCACACTCGTTTGGGCTCGCGAACGTTCAACCGCCGCGGCCCTCCGTACCGTTGATCGCGTATCCCATCGGCTCGGTCTCCAAGCAGTTCACGGCTGCGGCGATTCTCCTGCTGCAGCAGCAGGGGAAGCTCTCCGTCGACGACCCCGTCGCCAAGTACTTCCCGAAGTTCACGCGAGCGAACGACGTCAAGCTTCGCAACCTGCTCACCATGACCTCCGGCTACGAAGACTACGCGCCGCAGGATTACATCATCCCCGCATGGATGCACGAGGTCTCGCCGCTGAAGAACGTGACCGAGTGGGCGACGAAGCCGCTGGACTTTGAGCCGGGCAGCGAGTGGCAGTACTCGAACACGAACTATGTGATTCTCGGCCTGATCGTGGAGAAGGTCTCCGGCAAGCCGTTGATGCAGTTCCTGCGCGAAAACATCTTTACGCCGCTCCAACTGAAGGGCGTCTTCAACACCTACCGAGAGCGCGAGAAGCTCGAAGTCACCGGCTACGTCTCGCACGCGCTTGCGCCTGTCCGTGTGCAGCCGCTGGAGGCTGCAGGCTGGTACGACGGCGACGGCGATCTTGCCATGCCGCCGTCGACGCTCGCGGAGTGGGACCTCTCCTTCGCGAAGAAGTCACTGCTGTCTCCCGAGAGCTACAAGATGATGGAGACCGCGTTTACCTTCACAAGCGGTAAACCCTCTAACTATGGCTTCGGAGTGTTTACGCGCACGCTCAACGGCCATCGCGCACTGGAGCATAGCGGCGAGGTCGGCGGTTACGTCGCAGAAAATATCGCGTTCCCGGACGACGGTGCAGCGATCGTCGTGTTGACGAATGAGGTGGCTTCTTCGGCGGCCGGCTCCATCGCTCACGGCATCCTTCCGCTGCTCTTCCCTGACTCTGCAAAGCCAGTTGCTGCGTCCGGCGATACGCTGGTCTCGACACTACGCACGTTGTTGCCTGAGCTGCAGCAGGCGAAGATTGATCGCAGCGCACTGACCTCAAACGCCGCGTACTACTTCACTCCGGAGACGCTCTCGGACTTCCAGTCCACGCTCGCTCCGCTGGGCGCGTTGAAGAGCGTGAAGCTTCTGCGGAGCGCACAGCGCGGTGGCATGACCTTTGGTGCTTACAGCGCAGAGTTTGAGAAGGGCACCGTTCACCTCAGCACGTATCTCACGAAGGACGGCAAGATCGAGCAGTTGCTGGTCGTCGGCAAAGAGTAGCCGTAGGCTTTAGCCCACGGAATAAGGCTTCTCCTCTAACGTTTTCCCAACAGCGGTTCGGCACGCGCTCTGCGCCACGCCGAGCCGCTTAGCATTCCTTGCTCACGCATCCGCTGAAGCACTTCGTTTCTGCGCTGTAGAGCATGGTCAGGGTGCTGGAGCACGGAGCTATACGCAGGCCGCGCGATCAGCCCTGCAAGCAAGGCTCTCTTTGCGGTGTCGATCTGCAGCGGTGTCTGGTTGAAGAAGCTCTTTGCTGCGGCGTCGATACCGCGCTGCTCATCGCTGAAGTACACCACGTTGAGAAACATCGTCATCTGCTCTTCGCGAGTAAACTGCCGACGCAGATGCGCGGCCAGGCGCAGCTCCCGCATCTGTCGCACAAACGTCTTCTGCGACGCATCGGGGCAGCTCAGAATGCGGGCCAGTTGGACGGTGTAATGCCCATCGGTCGGGTCGCCTTCGGCCGCGCGCAGAGCAGGGAACTGCGGTCTCAACTCTTCGACGGTATAAACGTGAAGCTTCGGCAGACATCCCGTCGCGTTGGCATCGCCTTCCGTTGCAGGCGTAAACGCTGCGGCAGAAGCGCGGTCATACCCCGCAACCGGCCAGTAATAAAGCCATGCTCCTACAGCCGCAAAACAGAGCAGAAGAGTGACAGCGATTGCAGTGAACCAGCGAAGAAGTGTTTGCATAAGGTGCTGGCCGCAGAGTAGCAGAGCTTGCTCGCCGTTGCTGGTCTTCCGTTACTCAGAAGCCGGCTGCTCGTTGATATCTTCGCCCGGTGGCTGGCAAAAAGCATGGCGGTCGCCGTTCCAGCATTTGAGCACAACGCTCGCAGCATCTCTCTGCCCCCTCGTGGCGGACGGGTCGGTAGAGAGCACTTGCAGGCGACTGCGCTCCTGCTCCAGTTGCGTTGCGTTTAGCCTGAGGCTGGAAACGAACTGCAGCAGATACGCGGTCATGGCCTTCTTCTCAAAGACCCGACGAAGTGCTTCGTCGTTCACTCGTTCGCTGGCATTGCCTAGCGCGATCGTGTGAAGACTATCGCCGAGAGTCTCTTTGGTCTGGTCCGGACGATCGAGAAACGTGATGATCGCGTCATCGTTCTCTTCCAGCCCTGGAAGAGCGGTGAGGAAATGTAGCAACTGCGGGCCATCCGCTGGGAGCAGTCTTGGGCGTACCGATGCTCTAAACTTTGCCTGTTGTTCTGCGTTCATTTGCGCAAGAATGCGCTTGTTGGCTCTCGATAAAAAACGGGTCAGGAGCCTGCACCAGAACGTCCGGCTCGCGAAGCATCGGAAGGACTAGGTGAATGAGTTCCTGCAGGCCGGAGCCGCTGAGCTCTGTGGGCTGCAGGGCTAAAAACGCACCCCTGCGAAGGATGAGGTCTGGATCGCGAAGGTGTGCCGCAATCGTCGGCAGATATTGAACCGGAAGCGAAGCGTACGGGGAGTGCGCCGGACGCTTCGCTCCGGGCAGGTAAAGCAGCCCCAGAAGCATCATCGCGTTCTGGCGGACTCTCAGGCGCTCATCGCTGGTCCACCGAATGAGCTGAGGGATCGCGTTGTCCCGCTCGGAGGCTGTTGCCTCCTCGGCAACCATGCTGATCTGCAGCGGGTTCGCAGGAGAGACGTGCTCTGGAAGATGCTCGACAAGGCTGCCAAGCGTGAGATTGGGTTCTGCAGGCGTAGTCGCTGCTCGCTGCGCTGCGCCATACGGCGCAGCCGCACAAAGAGTGCCAGCACAAAGCAACGCGAGCTTCAGCGAAAACCGAGTCTTCACGGCGACCTTCATGCGAGTAACGCAAGGAGCAAGTGTTTGCATACGGACCTGGCCGCAGAGTAGCAGAGCCGTCTAGCTCTTGCGGTACTTTGCCCTTTTGGCGTGCTTCAACGTCTTCGAACTCTTCTTCTGCTTCTCTGCCTTCTTGCGTTCGCCGAACGCGCG
This genomic interval from Acidobacteriaceae bacterium contains the following:
- a CDS encoding transglycosylase domain-containing protein, with the translated sequence MQTLLRWFTAIAVTLLLCFAAVGAWLYYWPVAGYDRASAAAFTPATEGDANATGCLPKLHVYTVEELRPQFPALRAAEGDPTDGHYTVQLARILSCPDASQKTFVRQMRELRLAAHLRRQFTREEQMTMFLNVVYFSDEQRGIDAAAKSFFNQTPLQIDTAKRALLAGLIARPAYSSVLQHPDHALQRRNEVLQRMREQGMLSGSAWRRARAEPLLGKR
- a CDS encoding glycosyltransferase family 4 protein, giving the protein MQTSQEYALQHPDSVPLVIAQLDSLGGAERSLLAMARWLHSQGRAAHLVVYEDQCNFAQYADFPLPIHELKPAGGVRAKIAALKQYFATHHYTSRPLLSGYQPALHATLARIGSFHCLMHDTPVLFEVEELRDQSFKQRLRTWVSNKIIGIGLRRGQTIVTSEFLQQDCRKEFGVRAQIARMGGFVSLSGFVRRPFDGELRLLSVCRIEANKRVDWMLNALASLERQQPPLSSQIPWRFDLAGKGSLLEAMRARAAELGLSERVHFHGFVPDDALDGLYDSAHLFLMPAVQGYGIPAVEALARGIPVLLHRDSGVSDILLDTPWASVLTGGEEELAPKLEAMMRFLATNGQMSAPPPPALPTEDEWAHRVASLCGYV
- a CDS encoding serine hydrolase, translated to MRLVLSAAALLAVCTVATFAQELPAATQQQVEAIAQKVLKDTGVPSASVAIAENGKVVYAHSFGLANVQPPRPSVPLIAYPIGSVSKQFTAAAILLLQQQGKLSVDDPVAKYFPKFTRANDVKLRNLLTMTSGYEDYAPQDYIIPAWMHEVSPLKNVTEWATKPLDFEPGSEWQYSNTNYVILGLIVEKVSGKPLMQFLRENIFTPLQLKGVFNTYREREKLEVTGYVSHALAPVRVQPLEAAGWYDGDGDLAMPPSTLAEWDLSFAKKSLLSPESYKMMETAFTFTSGKPSNYGFGVFTRTLNGHRALEHSGEVGGYVAENIAFPDDGAAIVVLTNEVASSAAGSIAHGILPLLFPDSAKPVAASGDTLVSTLRTLLPELQQAKIDRSALTSNAAYYFTPETLSDFQSTLAPLGALKSVKLLRSAQRGGMTFGAYSAEFEKGTVHLSTYLTKDGKIEQLLVVGKE
- a CDS encoding AI-2E family transporter; translated protein: MHTLLFPLTGAVALAVVLHEPRLWLRKRMGAMACAWLLLGAVTVAVVLPSILVVRTLVVEAMQATHYVASGDAADDMQRFADQHHKIGPLLEQGLDQLAPDQEGKRVAGMAAGWMATGFRNVAVGVFHIGLMLFLLFFLLRDAETAHATLLSLLPMPDKEARPFLKRLGEVTHAIFLGRFLIAGIQGLLSGLAYLLLGVPGALLWAAITAILCLIPAFGAFLIWVPVTIYLALAAGWTKAIIMAVWGGVIVSNLDNVLYPALVGRRTDLHTAVIFVSVFGGLGMFGFAGFVLGPVIVAATMLLVQSWKQHMESSDELA